A single Oryza brachyantha chromosome 8, ObraRS2, whole genome shotgun sequence DNA region contains:
- the LOC102722883 gene encoding uncharacterized protein LOC102722883 produces MAGAATGASGSRGPMDLNLYLGLPPLPQPPGRLDVAADYPPPPNSGGSAVVVANEQRSSSEPQEVAVAPPAATPPLPVVVPTPPAGAAYSPSNALSTPEQVLVDPVAAWLVDPVDQRAVPLETPSNMAMASSAPAQFARYDAEFVQALEAAGERRRPQTWLVQSGRAIPTALIRGAEIAAARRESAQASPAATERMTPENRLRRLIQVSDQHRIGRGGPGQVSRGHHENSPEADSLAQSINRSHNSLEASRRQKLDGDGKVGKTDAAKKDDSCGGCHGSFECNICLESAKDPVVTPCGHLFCWPCIYQWLHRHSEYSDCPVCKSELFEVNVTPIYGRGSAEQNSPINGIKIPPRPSAQRTESLRQQLQMPDRGIANMVRRLIQNQDIVAGQAASSAGVERTGASAPRPRARGRRQARQDQNATAPVPATQQQVGNADTGGGNQAPLPPPDANDAAPAVAVAPQQSSSVEQASTSSTVGVAVGGPAQGRRSRNSESTPTTTRRTRRRQQ; encoded by the coding sequence ATGGCCGGGGCGGCTACGGGGGCGAGCGGGAGCAGGGGCCCGATGGATCTGAACCTGTATCTCGGCCTCCCTCCATTGCCGCAGCCTCCAGGGAGGCTGGATGTCGCCGCCGAttacccgccgccgccgaactcCGGCGGTTCCGCTGTGGTGGTGGCGAATGAGCAAAGGAGCTCGTCTGAGCCCCaagaggtggcggtggcaccACCTGCGGctacgccgccgctgcccgtgGTGGTGCcaacgccgccggcgggggcggcctACTCGCCGTCGAACGCGCTGTCCACGCCGGAGCAAGTGCTGGTGGATCCTGTTGCTGCGTGGCTTGTCGATCCTGTTGATCAGCGGGCGGTGCCGCTCGAGACGCCCTCAAACATGGCTAtggcctcgtcggcgccggcgcagttTGCTAGGTATGATGCTGAATTCGTTCAAGCATTGGAAGCCGCCGGAGAACGCCGGCGCCCTCAAACGTGGCTTGTGCAGTCTGGTCGAGCAATCCCTACTGCTCTTATAAGGGGAGCTGAGATTGCCGCCGCAAGGCGGGAATCGGCGCAAGCTAGCCCAGCTGCTACCGAGAGAATGACGCCGGAGAACCGGCTGCGGAGGTTGATCCAGGTGAGCGATCAACACCGCATTGGGAGGGGAGGGCCAGGGCAAGTGAGCCGCGGCCACCACGAGAACAGCCCGGAAGCGGATAGTCTGGCACAGTCCATCAATAGGTCTCATAATTCTCTGGAGGCATCAAGAAGGCAGAAGCTTGATGGTGATGGCAAGGTTGGGAAAACTGATGCTGCCAAGAAGGATGACAGTTGCGGCGGATGCCACGGCAGCTTCGAATGCAATATCTGCCTTGAATCAGCTAAAGATCCCGTGGTTACCCCTTGTGGCCACCTCTTCTGTTGGCCTTGCATATACCAGTGGCTTCATAGACATTCAGAGTACTCTGATTGCCCTGTCTGCAAGAGTGAGCTGTTTGAAGTAAATGTCACGCCGATTTATGGAAGAGGAAGTGCTGAGCAGAATTCCCCTATAAATGGTATCAAAATCCCACCCAGACCAAGTGCACAGAGGACTGAGAGCTTGAGACAGCAGCTGCAAATGCCAGACAGAGGCATTGCAAACATGGTGAGGCGGTTGATCCAAAACCAGGATATAGTGGCAGGCCAGGCAGCTTCATCTGCAGGGGTTGAGAGGACTGGGGCTTCTGCACCGCGACCAAGGGCTAGGGGTCGAAGGCAAGCAAGACAAGATCAGAATGCTACGGCTCCTGTGCCCGCAACACAGCAGCAAGTGGGCAATGCTGACACTGGGGGTGGCAATCAGGCTCCTTTGCCACCTCCCGATGCTAATGATGCTGCACcggctgttgctgttgctccCCAGCAGTCATCATCTGTGGAGCAAGCTTCAACTTCTAGCACTGTGGGTGTTGCAGTGGGAGGGCCAGCGCAAGGTAGGAGGTCAAGAAATTCTGAATCCACACCTACAACCACTAGGAGGACAAGGAGGAGGCAGCAGTAG
- the LOC102722601 gene encoding pentatricopeptide repeat-containing protein At4g22760: protein MPAADVNTTWTLAIRAAADQGHPRRAVALYLSSLRSACRPCPFALAAVLKSVSRLFAAHPLLSAAAGSLHAHLLRLGLLAHPYPRAALTHLYARLPDTSHAHSLLDETPPRPVWGRAQAHSLLVSRNSLLASLLRSGDLAAARSLFDCMPVRDVVSWNSMVAGLAKAGHLDEAIELFDRMPERNAASWNALMCGYIAQGNLSKARELFEQMPVRSNVSWITMISGYTKSGDVHAAGELFERIENKKDLYAWNAMVSCYTKNGCAREALAVFNRMLKPHVWVMPNEKTFSSVISACSQLGDLRFGLWAESFMGSVGIALDDHLRTALVDLHTKSGRMDRAFDLFRGLGMRDVVSYSAMIVGCGMNGMFNEAVNLFKEMSDAKIDPNAVTFVGLLSAYSNAGLMEEARACFSSMSVKYKISPSMEHYTIMVDLLGRSGKLNEAYQLIVQMPMKPDASVWGALLLACRLHNDVELGEIAGYKCFELEPGESGYYILLGNIYVEANEWDKVKRLRNIMAEKGLNKMPGSSWVQAA from the coding sequence atgcccgccgccgacgtgaaCACGACGTGGACGCTGGccatccgcgccgccgcggaccAGGGTCACCCACGCCGCGCCGTTGCGTTGTACCTCTCGTCCCTCCGCTCGGCCTGCCGCCCCTGCCCtttcgcgctcgccgccgtcctcaaGTCCGTCTCCCGCCTCTTCGCCGCGCACCCGCTCCTCTCCGCGGCCGCGGGCTCGCTCCACGCgcacctcctccgcctcggcctcctcgcccACCCCTACCCACGCGCGGCGCTCACCCACCTCTACGCGCGCCTCCCCGACACCTCCCACGCGCACAGCCTGCTTGACGAAACGCCGCCTCGGCCCGTGTGGGGGCGCGCGCAGGCTCACTCCCTCCTCGTCTCACGCAACTCGCTCCTCGcgtccctcctccgctccggggacctggcggcggcgcgctcgcTGTTCGACTGCATGCCCGTGCGGGACGTCGTGTCCTGGAACTCCATGGTCGCCGGCCTCGCCAAGGCTGGACACCTCGACGAAGCCATCGAGCTTTTCGATCGGATGCCCGAGAGGAACGCTGCATCCTGGAACGCGCTCATGTGCGGCTACATCGCCCAGGGTAACCTATCCAAGGCGAGGGAGCTGTTCGAGCAAATGCCCGTGAGGAGCAACGTCTCGTGGATCACAATGATATCCGGCTACACCAAGTCCGGCGATGTCCACGCTGCTGGCGAGCTCTTCGAGAGGATTGAGAACAAGAAAGATCTTTACGCGTGGAATGCAATGGTATCGTGCTACACGAAGAATGGCTGCGCAAGGGAGGCTCTTGCTGTCTTCAATCGGATGCTGAAGCCTCATGTTTGGGTGATGCCCAATGAGAAGACGTTCTCGTCAGTCATCTCGGCTTGCTCGCAGCTTGGAGACTTGAGGTTTGGATTGTGGGCTGAGAGTTTCATGGGGTCTGTGGGGATTGCACTGGATGATCACTTGCGCACCGCTCTGGTGGATTTGCACACCAAGAGTGGGCGGATGGACAGAGCTTTTGATTTGTTCAGAGGTTTGGGGATGAGAGATGTGGTGTCTTACAGTGCGATGATCGTAGGCTGTGGGATGAATGGCATGTTCAACGAAGCTGTTAATTTGTTCAAGGAGATGTCTGATGCAAAGATTGATCCTAATGCAGTGACCTTTGTGGGATTGTTGTCAGCATACAGTAATGCAGGGCTAATGGAAGAAGCTCGTGCTTGCTTTTCTTCCATGTCAGTGAAATATAAGATTTCCCCTTCAATGGAACACTACACCATCATGGTAGATCTTCTTGGACGGAGTGGAAAATTGAATGAAGCATATCAGCTCATCGTGCAGATGCCAATGAAACCAGATGCTAGTGTTTGGGGCGCCTTGCTTCTTGCTTGCAGATTGCACAATGATGTTGAGCTAGGGGAAATTGCTGGTTACAAGTGCTTTGAACTTGAGCCAGGAGAGAGCGGATACTATATTCTTTTGGGTAACATATATGTAGAAGCAAATGAATGGGACAAAGTGAAGAGGCTAAGAAATATAATGGCAGAAAAAGGCTTAAACAAGATGCCTGGGAGTAGTTGGGTTCAGGCTGCATAA
- the LOC102703797 gene encoding pentatricopeptide repeat-containing protein At1g07590, mitochondrial — translation MLTPLCALLRRRRPPIPAAAAAAATFFTSSGGARIVLPPPPAPAEPRDEPEQEGGSLAQRVERSASVCAAIRGWMADGRAVHRGHIFHAVNRLRRRSLHRTALQVMEWIMRERPYKLSELDYSYLLEFTAKVHGISEAESLFLRIPQEYQNELLYNNLVMACLDLGLIKLAYGYKRKMRELSLPISPYVYNRLIILHSSPGRQKTISKILTQMKADGVTPHTSTYNILLKIKAYEHNIDGVARVFNDMKREKIEPNEITYGILAIAHAVARLYTVSQTYVEAIENSMTGTNWSTLEILLILYGYHRKEKELKMTWDLMQGLPHIRHKSFILAIEAFGKVGSIDQAEEIWGKIKSTRKLKLTEQFNSILSVYCRHGIVDKASAVFKEMRANGCQPNAITYRHLALGCLKAGIVKEALKTMEIAKKEVVSRKVKNSTPWLETTHMLLENFAENGDLLNAKRVFSELNESKYCRNSFVYNSLLKAYVKAKVYEPDLLRAMILRGVMPDAETYSLAGLIEQFKT, via the exons ATGCTGACGCCGCTGTGCGCgctgctccggcgccggcggccgccgatccccgccgccgccgccgcagcagcgacCTTCTTTACGAGCTCTGGAGGCGCCCGTATAGTgctcccccctcctcctgcGCCGGCGGAGCCCCGCGACGAGCCGGAACAGGAGGGCGGCTCGCTGGCGCAGCGGGTGGAGCGGTCGGCGTCGGTGTGCGCCGCGATCCGGGGGTGGATGGCCGACGGCCGCGCTGTGCACCGCGGACACATCTTCCACGCCGTcaaccgcctccgccgccgcagcctccACCGCACCGCCCTCCAG GTCATGGAGTGGATCATGAGAGAGAGGCCTTACAAGCTTAGTGAGCTAGATTACTCATATCTTCTGGAGTTCACAGCTAAAGTTCATGGCATTTCTGAAGCTGAGAGCCTCTTCCTTCGCATACCTCAGGAATACCAGAACGAGCTGCTCTACAACAATCTTGTTATGGCTTGTTTGGATTTGGGCCTGATTAAGCTTGCATATGGTTACAAGAGGAAGATGAGGGAATTGTCCTTGCCGATTTCACCGTATGTTTACAACCGACTGATCATCCTCCATTCTTCTCCGGGGCGTCAGAAAACTATTTCCAAGATACTCACCCAGATGAAAGCCGATGGTGTGACCCCTCACACGTCGACCTACAACATCCTACTGAAGATAAAGGCCTATGAACACAACATTGATGGAGTTGCAAGGGTTTTCAATGAtatgaaaagagaaaaaatcgaGCCAAATGAGATCACATATGGCATTCTAGCAATTGCACATGCTGTTGCAAGGCTGTATACTGTTTCTCAGACATATGTAGAAGCGATCGAGAACTCTATGACTGGAACTAATTGGTCTACATTGGAAATTCTGCTTATCTTGTATGGATACCATCGGAAGGAAAAGGAGCTAAAGATGACATGGGACCTCATGCAAGGTCTCCCTCATATTCGACACAAAAGCTTTATCTTAGCGATTGAAGCATTTGGGAAGGTTGGTTCAATTGATCAGGCAGAAGAGATATGGGGAAAGATTAAATCAACAAGGAAGCTCAAGCTTACAGAACAGTTCAATTCCATTTTATCAGTTTATTGTAGGCATGGTATCGTGGATAAAGCTTCGGCTGTGTTCAAAGAAATGAGAGCAAATGGTTGCCAACCAAATGCCATTACATACCGCCACTTGGCGCTGGGCTGCTTGAAAGCAGGTATTGTTAAAGAAGCTCTGAAGACAATGGAAATAGCAAAGAAAGAAGTTGTCAGCAGGAAGGTGAAAAATTCAACACCATGGTTGGAGACAACACATATGTTGCTTGAAAACTTTGCAGAAAATGGTGACTTGTTAAATGCAAAGAGAGTCTTTAGCGAACTGAATGAATCAAAGTACTGTAGGAATTCATTTGTGTATAATAGCCTTCTTAAAGCTTATGTGAAGGCAAAAGTATATGAACCAGATTTGTTAAGAGCAATGATTTTGAGAGGAGTAATGCCAGATGCTGAAACATACAGCCTTGCGGGTTTGATAGAGCAGTTCAAGACATAA